Proteins encoded within one genomic window of Lynx canadensis isolate LIC74 chromosome B2, mLynCan4.pri.v2, whole genome shotgun sequence:
- the SF3B5 gene encoding splicing factor 3B subunit 5, with the protein MTDRYTIHSQLEHLQSKYIGTGHADTTKWEWLVNQHRDSYCSYMGHFDLLNYFAIAENESKARVRFNLMEKMLQPCGPPADKPEEN; encoded by the coding sequence ATGACGGACCGCTACACCATCCACAGTCAGCTGGAGCATCTGCAGTCCAAGTACATCGGCACGGGTCACGCCGACACCACCAAGTGGGAATGGCTGGTGAACCAGCACCGCGACTCCTACTGCTCCTACATGGGCCACTTCGACCTTCTGAACTACTTTGCCATTGCGGAGAATGAGAGCAAAGCGCGAGTCCGCTTCAACTTGATGGAGAAAATGCTGCAGCCTTGCGGACCACCAGCCGACAAGCCGGAGGAGAACTGA